A single genomic interval of Spirosoma linguale DSM 74 harbors:
- a CDS encoding Alpha,alpha-trehalase (PFAM: glycoside hydrolase family 37~KEGG: cja:CJA_0284 trehalase, putative, tre37A), which translates to MTTSSALQSPDQLFGELFRDVQLGHVFADSKTFVDCVPKLAPAAILARYETEKIKADFDLSDFVHDTFRVPEKVAGNYVSDTSVSTTEHVNLLWEHLTRPADPPSAEGSSRVPLPYPYVVPGGRFREIFYWDSYFTMLGLERAGRVDLIRGMVDNFAYLIDTVGFIPNGNRTYFLSRSQPPYFALMVKMLADIDGPETLVRYKPQLQREYDFWMQGSQALTQEQPITQRVVHVPGCSVVNRYWDTRPTPRPEAYRQEVELAGDSEPLGIVPTELFTHIRAACESGWDFSSRWFIDQHMMAKIHTTEIVPVDLNCLLYSLETTLEEANQLAGSDTDKLAGQIDARKQAITTLFWNDITGFFHDYDATRHEPTPALTLAGVFPLFFKLATPEQATRVHDRLKTDFLQAGGWVTTLMNTGQQWDWPNGWAPLQWMVYRALLNYGFTETANEGRKRWLSLNDKVFHATGKMMEKYNVVDAALTTGGGEYPNQDGFGWTNGVYLAMAE; encoded by the coding sequence TTGACCACTTCATCTGCTCTTCAATCACCCGATCAACTTTTTGGCGAGTTGTTCCGTGACGTACAATTGGGTCACGTTTTTGCCGACTCAAAAACGTTTGTCGACTGCGTACCCAAACTGGCGCCGGCCGCTATCCTTGCCCGGTACGAAACGGAGAAGATAAAGGCCGATTTTGATTTGAGTGACTTCGTACACGATACGTTCCGGGTGCCCGAAAAAGTAGCCGGTAATTATGTCAGCGATACCTCCGTCAGTACCACCGAACATGTAAATCTGCTGTGGGAGCATCTTACCCGCCCGGCCGACCCACCATCTGCCGAAGGAAGCTCCCGGGTGCCGCTCCCGTATCCGTACGTAGTGCCGGGTGGCCGGTTTCGCGAGATTTTTTACTGGGATAGTTACTTTACCATGCTTGGGCTGGAGCGGGCAGGTCGGGTCGATTTGATTCGGGGGATGGTGGATAACTTTGCGTATCTGATCGACACCGTCGGGTTTATCCCCAACGGAAATCGGACGTATTTCCTCAGCCGGTCGCAGCCGCCTTACTTTGCTCTGATGGTAAAAATGCTGGCAGACATTGATGGTCCGGAAACGCTCGTCCGGTATAAACCACAGTTACAGCGGGAGTACGACTTCTGGATGCAAGGGAGTCAAGCCCTGACCCAGGAGCAGCCAATTACCCAACGGGTGGTTCATGTGCCGGGCTGTTCAGTCGTAAATCGGTATTGGGATACCCGCCCGACGCCCCGTCCTGAGGCTTATCGGCAGGAAGTCGAGCTGGCCGGCGATAGTGAGCCCCTCGGCATTGTACCGACCGAGTTATTTACCCATATCCGGGCGGCCTGCGAGTCGGGCTGGGATTTTAGCAGCCGCTGGTTTATCGACCAGCACATGATGGCCAAAATCCACACAACCGAGATTGTACCGGTAGATTTAAATTGTTTGCTATACTCGCTGGAAACAACGCTGGAAGAGGCTAATCAACTGGCGGGTTCAGACACGGATAAACTCGCCGGGCAGATTGACGCCCGGAAACAGGCGATAACGACACTTTTCTGGAATGATATAACCGGTTTCTTCCACGATTACGACGCAACACGGCATGAGCCGACGCCGGCCCTCACCCTCGCCGGCGTTTTTCCGTTGTTTTTCAAGCTTGCCACCCCCGAACAGGCTACTCGGGTTCACGACCGGCTCAAAACCGATTTTTTGCAGGCGGGTGGCTGGGTAACTACTCTGATGAACACCGGTCAGCAGTGGGACTGGCCCAACGGCTGGGCACCGTTGCAGTGGATGGTATATCGCGCACTGTTGAATTATGGCTTTACCGAAACGGCCAACGAGGGCCGTAAACGCTGGCTGTCGCTCAACGATAAAGTGTTTCATGCCACGGGTAAAATGATGGAAAAATACAACGTGGTGGATGCTGCTCTAACCACCGGAGGAGGAGAGTACCCCAATCAGGATGGGTTTGGCTGGACAAATGGCGTCTATCTGGCTATGGCGGAGTAG